TATTTTCATTTAATTGTTGTTGGGTTAAATTAGTTTCTAAATCAACACTAATTGTAATTTGCTCATATTTATCATTTGAATTTTTTTCAATTTTTGTACTTTTATCTTTGTTAATAGCAACAACTTTTAAAATATGACTATAATCTTCTAATAATTCCAATGGTTTTTCTAAACTTTTATCATAAATAATATTAGTTCAATTGTGCCCAATTGTTTGATCAAATTCAGGGTCAAAAGCACCATCACGATATTCGATTTTACTTACAGTATATGTATCATTTAAAGAAAAGTTTTGATTTTCTACAGTTGGGTTAAAAATAATATATTTTTTGCCATTTTCAAAAAGATAATTAATTTTTCTACCTTCAAAAGTAATTTTTTTATTATTTTGATTTACTATTGTAACAATAGGTTTTTGACTATTTTCTTTTATTAAATCACTTAAATCTTCTAATTGAATTTTAATTTTAATATCATTAAAATTGTTATTTTCAAAAACAATTAATGGTTTAAGTGCACTAATTTTATGCACGTGTCTTGCATCAATAGTAACATTTTTATCTTTGTCAAGCGCATTTGGCACATCAACTAATTTGTAACCTTTATCACCATTTGAAATATCATTTTTTCCTTTTCCAGGATTTTTATTTTGATAAATGTTTTTTACTTCTAACTTTGAATCTTTTGGTAAATCATTTGCATCAACAACAATTTCATTATTGTCATTAACTTTGGCAGGAACTGAAATTTTAATTGGATTTCCTTCAGAATCAACACCTTCTAGTTCTACAATTACAAAATCACCAGGTTTTAAAGTATTAGGTAAATCACTAATAACAATGTCATTAGTTTGTCTATCATCTGTTAATTCTTGTTTAACTGTTGGAGTTTTATGCTTATATTTTTGTTCTTCAGGAATATTAGCATTAGAAATTAAAATTTCATCACTGTTATTTTTATCAATAACTTTATCAACTTTTTCACCATCTTTTAATTCACTAAGTGGTAATTTTCAAATTGGTTTATCTGGATTTTTAGAATGAATATTATTTTCAGGAACAAGATCGACTTCACGAATTTCTCCTGTTTTTTCATTAATGATAATAGCTTTTGGTTTTTTATTTGGATTATCATTTCCAGTTGCTTCTGATGTATTTGGATCAGTATTTGGTGAAACATCAAATATTAATTCTTTTTCACCATCTTCGCTTCCACCAGTTGAAGCATTAAGATTTTTTACTTTATCAGGTGATTGTGTTAAATCAACAATTACATTATTTTCATCATTTGTATCAACAAATTTTTCAAGAGTTAAATCTAGACCTCTAATGTCATCATTTTCAGCATTGAAAATACCATTTTGGTCAGTTTTCCCTTTAATTTTAATAAGATTACCTTTATTATCTTTAGCAATCAAAGTTACATCTTTATTTGCATTTTCTTTTCCTAAAGGATATTCAATACTAAGACTCTTAGTAATAGGATCTTCTGTTAAAGAAGGTGTTACATATTTGTTATTATTTTTCTCAAGTTTTTTATTATATGGATTATTTTTTTCTTTTAAATCACCAATTAAATCTTTGGTTACATCTTCTCTATCTTGATTATCATTAATTTTGTTAATAGTTTTAAGTTTTGGTTTTGCACCATCTTTTGTTTCAGGTAATACAAAATCTACAACACCATTTTTAGCATTGCCTTTTACAGGGTAAGTATTTCCACTTTCATCTTCAAAAATAGCTTCAAATTGCTGATTTTCTTTTTCATTTGGACCAACAGGAACAGAAAGAACAGCTTCATCATCAATTGCATGATTTACTAAATCTAGTGTAGATATTTTATCTATATCTTTAGGATCATATAAATTTTTCTTAGGTGTAGAAGCTGTTGTTACATCTTCAAGTTCTCAAACATAACCCTTTCCACCTTTTTCAATTAAATCATTTGCAGTTGGTAAATCTACATAACCGTCTTCATTAGGTTTTTTAGTAATACTAATTTTCTTTTCAACACCATTTTTATCAACAGTTTTATAAGTAAATTCAACAGGTTTTGCTATTTCACCTTTTCTACTGTTTGGATTACCAACATAAAGTTTTAAATTATCTTTATTTAAATGATTGTCATGTTGATATTGATCATCAGAAATAGGACGAAGTGGTGTTGTTTGACCATTTTCATCTTTAAGCTTAATGTTGTCGAAATCAATTGCAGCATTTTTAGGAATTGAGTTTTTAATTGCATCTTGATTTAACATTCCATTTAAAGAACCATCTTCTGAAATAACAGGGATTTCTGCAACTTTATGTTCACCTTTTTCATTAACATAAGAAACTAACACTTTTGTTTTAGAGTTGTATGGTGTTTCTTGTGGTAAACGTCATTTACTTAAATCATATTTATTTTTCTTATCAACCAAAATTGGCATTTTTCCATATGCTAAATTTTGATTTGTAGCATTTGTTGCAATTTCTTTTGAAATTTCATTATCATCTTCATCCATGAATTTTTCAATTGAATATTTACCGTTTGGATTATTTTTAAATTCATCAATATCACTTGGCTTAAATTTAGCAATACCATTTTCATCTAATGTAACTTCTAAAACTTTAGTTGTTCCATTTCCACCACCATCATGATTTTTAATGGCAACTTTTACTTTTTTGCCAGCTTGTGATTTACCAAAATTCTTTTGAAAAACTAAATCCCCATCTTTATCATAAAAATGGGTTTTGTCAATTGTTTTGTTTTTTGGTAAAACATCGCTTAAATTTAATAATGGTTTTGAACCTGATTTAGTGTCAAAATGGAGTTGTTTAAATGTATATCTGCTACCTTGAGGTAAACTAGATGTATCAATAGAAACTTTACCATCTGATCCAACAACTAAGTCTTTAATAAGATGAGCTCTACCATGGTCATCTTCAAAAAGTGCTGTAACTTTTTTACCAGCTAACTCAGGTGTAAGCTCAAGTTCTAAAGTTCCTTTATTGTCATGGTCATATACAACTTTAACTTTTGGTTTAATTTCATCAGGTAAACTATGATAATTAAATCTTTCAAGAAAAAGTGGAACACTTGCTCCCGATACTCCGATAGCACTAGTTAAGAATGCGAGCAATGCAATAAGTCTTTTCTTCTTATTTTTTTTCTCTTCATCACTCATTTTATTGTTAAAATTATTATCCATAATTAAAATAACCTCGTTTTTTATTTATGTTATTAAATAATTTTTGAAAAAATTTCTAAATTTAAATAATAAAATTATATTTTTTTAGAAAAATTCTTTAATGCAAAAAAAAAAAAAAAGTTTATTTTTAGGCAAAAAAACAATGAAATTTTAATTTTTTTTAAATTTTAAGCTTAAAATAATTTTTTGCAAAAAATAAAAATACTTAATAAATTTTAAAAATGTTATTAATTGTTTTGAGCATTTAAAAAAATATAAAAAGTGCCACTATATTTTTTAAATCATGAGATTTAAAGTGACACTTGATTTATAAATTTAACTATTTTTATTTTTCTATTTTAAATATTTGAATAAATCTTTTAAAATAGAAACAAAATTTTTTTTAAAATCATATAAATATTTTTGGTTATGTTTAAAAACTGAAAAAATAGCTCGATAATTATTATCTAGTGCATAAGCAATTCCTAAACCATATTTTTCAACAGGAATAAATAAAAAGTTTTTTAGATTTTTGTGAACAATAGAAGAAGTGGAAAGATGATTTGATGAAATTATTTTTCATGCTTTTGTATCAAATAATTTTGGTTTTTTAATTTTGGTTTGATTCTCTATTCAAGCTAAATAACTACCTAACATGTGTCTATTAATTCCACTACCTTGTTGTGCTAATTTAGTTTTGTCATAATGTTCTTTTTCAATTTTTGTAAAATAACTTCAAAATTGATTCATAGCTTTTTCTTTATCTTGAAAGTATAATTTTACAAACTCTACACTTTTATCACTAATTGGCCTAATGCATTCAGTTCTTCCTCTATAAAAACTTCTCATATCAACAGCAACATAAATATTTTTTAATTGTTGATTAGTTTTATATTGTGCTAATTGATAAACTAATTGAATAAATGCTTCTGTTGATATAACACCTAATTTTTTAAGTTTTTCTTTTGATAATCAATTTAATTCAACTTCAATAAAATTTGTTTTATTAACAAATTTTTTGTAATCTTCAAAAGTTATTTTAAACTTTTGTTGTTGCTTTTCACTTAATTTAATAAAATTAATTACTTCAAAAGTAGTTTTAAATTTTTTATTTATAAAATTAATATTTTTAATAAGTTCTTGATCAATGATTTCACTTATTGTCGCAATATTTGAACCATCAATAACTGAATGATCAGGTAAGAATACTACTTTTCCTTTTTTATTAATAATAATTTGAAGCCCTTTACCATGTCAACGATTAAAATCTTTTGCCATAGATGCTTTTTGTAAAACACTATTAGCATTTTGTTCAATACCTGAATCTAAATTAATAATAAACAACGAATCTAAAACATCTAAAAGCTCTTTTGAATTATTTTTTGTTAAAAAATCGAAAATTTTTTTTGACTTTTTAGGTGACATTTCTGCTGTTAAAAAGTTTCAATTAAATTTTTCTTTTGTTGTTTTTTGAGAAATCAAATTTATATTATAGTAAATTTCTTCAATACTAATAGGTTTATTATTTTTAATAATTCTTAATTTGTAAAAAATATTATTTTTCAATATTACAATAAAATCTGATTGTATTTCACTATTGAAATAAATATCATCTTTATCTTCTTGTCTAATTCTTGCTGAGCTAAAAAGCAACTCAAGACCATCCAAAGATAAAACCTTATTATTTTTTAAAATAAATGTGTTTAATTCGTTATTTTTAAATTTTAAAAACAATTGTGCTAATTGATGAATAATAATTGATGTCTTTTTAGCAACATCACCATCTAATGTTTTATTCTTTGTAAATTCTATAAAAAAAGGTGCATTTACATCTGGCATCACAGGTTTTCTAGAAGTTAAATAAGCATATTCAACTCATCATTGTGCAAGCCAATTATTTTCTTTTTTTAAAGTTTTTTGACTTAAAAAATCAAATATTTTTTTTGAACTTTTACTTTTTAAAAAATCTTCAACTGCTATTTTAGCTTCTTCAAATTCTTTTTTTGATAACAAAGGTTTTGATCATTCTAAAAATCTTTTAGTTCATATTTCAGGTTTTTCTACAGGTAAATTAGGTATATTTTCAATATTTTTATTTTTATAAATTTTTTCAAATTTATTGTTTAAAAACAAAAAATTATCAAATATTTTATTTATCATATTTTAATTCCTTAGTTTAAATATTTAAAATTATTAATCTTTAATTTTTAATTATTTTTTTCTTCTTATTACAATAAAAATTGATGTAACTGCAGCTAATGTTGTATTGAATATAGCAAAAATACTTAAAGTAATTAAAGCTTTTAATTCATAAATAGTTTTACTTAATTCTTGGGTTTTTGGATCTTTCGCAAAATCATTTTCAATTAATTTTGATAACAATATTCCTGCTCAAACATCTTTAGAAAATCCGATAATAGAAATAATTCCAACAGCTATACCTAAAATTTGAGGTTTAATTTTTAATTCTGTTAAAGTGCTTCAATAAATTGATCTACTTGCTCCGATAAAAAACATTGTAAAACAAATTCAAATAAATGTAAATCACAATGTGTAATTGTTAAATTGACCTTTTTCACCTTTCGAAGGTTTAACAGAATCATAAGAAGACAATAAAGTTATAAGTAATAAAACAGAACCAACAATCATCATTATGCTAATTATAAATATAGATTTGCTAGTTGATTTAGTTCATTTCGCTGTAATAAAGCCAGCAACTAATGCTCCTAAAATGGGAATACCATAAATATAAACAACACTCAATGATGAATTAAGTGATTTATTTTTTGAACCTAATGATTCTAAAAATGTTGTTCCATAATTTGAAAATACTGTATATGCATTCATTGTAAAGAAAATTAACAATCCAATTAAAATGACATTTACACTTTTAAGCGAACTTAAAGTGTCCACTCCTACTTTTTTTCAAAAATATTTAATTGCTTGTTTTTTATATTTTTTTAACTCTTGTTCATTATTGAAAATATATTCTTTTTCTTTTGTTACACAGTAGTATTGAATTTTACCATTTTCAAGAAGTTTTTTTCTTTTTATATAAAGTGGTCCTGGCAAAATTATTAAAGCTAAAATACCACACACAAGATAAACAATAGCATAAAAGAATAAACTGAAAAATATACCTGATGATGAACTAGCAATATCTAAATTGGAAAAATCAGTAGGTTTTCCAGCTACATTAAACACCACAAATGGACTTGCTACAACTAAAATTGCACCAAGCGCAACTGAAATGTAGTTAAAAATAACTTGTAGTAAATATCTTGTTGTTTCTGCTTTTGAATATAATGAAGTTTGTTCTTTGTTAGAACCTAATAATTTAACACTTTTTATAAAAGCACTTCAAAATGTTAAAACTGTTGTAAGTGCAAATAACAAGTGAATTATAATTAATTGACTATAATTTACAATATTTTCAAAGCCAACTAATGAATACCAAAAAGTAACTATAGAAGTTGATATCATTGAAAATGCAAAAAGTGTTTTTGCTTGAACTCGATCAGCCAACCATCCCCCAGGAATGTATAAAAGCAAAGATAAAATACCATATGCAGTTAATAAAAATTGAATTTCTGTTTCATTGGATTGAGTAACATTAATTATTTGACTCTTAAATGAATAAAGTAAATAAGGTGTTAAATAAATAGTTCCTCCACCTAATGCAATTATAAAAATAGAAATAAATTTATGAACTACTGAAAGTTGATAATACTGTTCTTTTTCATTTCAAACTTGTTTTTTAAATAATTTCATTTATAATCCTTTCATTTTTTAGTGAGAATACCCACACTTCCATTGTAAAAAAAAAAAAAAAAGTAAGAAGTCTTTAGTAAGAAAATGAAAAAATACTTATAAAAAAAACAGAAATTAACATTTTTTAAAAAAAATAGTTGTTCTTTTATTTTTGTTTAAGAATTACAAATTATTTTTTTTATTCGTTAAAAAAAATAAAAAAACACAAAAAAATGACCAAATTATTTTTATAAAACAGCTTTAAGTTTTAAACAATAATTATTTTTATTTGTGTTAAAATGTTATAATTTGTTTTATTTAATTTAAATATTAAAAGGAGAAATATGGAAAGAAAATTTAGCGAACAAGAACTTGTAAGAAGGGAAAAATTAAACAAATACAAAGCAATAAATGTAAATCCTTTTGCTCAAATT
This Mesomycoplasma neurolyticum DNA region includes the following protein-coding sequences:
- a CDS encoding choline/carnitine O-acyltransferase, which encodes MINKIFDNFLFLNNKFEKIYKNKNIENIPNLPVEKPEIWTKRFLEWSKPLLSKKEFEEAKIAVEDFLKSKSSKKIFDFLSQKTLKKENNWLAQWWVEYAYLTSRKPVMPDVNAPFFIEFTKNKTLDGDVAKKTSIIIHQLAQLFLKFKNNELNTFILKNNKVLSLDGLELLFSSARIRQEDKDDIYFNSEIQSDFIVILKNNIFYKLRIIKNNKPISIEEIYYNINLISQKTTKEKFNWNFLTAEMSPKKSKKIFDFLTKNNSKELLDVLDSLFIINLDSGIEQNANSVLQKASMAKDFNRWHGKGLQIIINKKGKVVFLPDHSVIDGSNIATISEIIDQELIKNINFINKKFKTTFEVINFIKLSEKQQQKFKITFEDYKKFVNKTNFIEVELNWLSKEKLKKLGVISTEAFIQLVYQLAQYKTNQQLKNIYVAVDMRSFYRGRTECIRPISDKSVEFVKLYFQDKEKAMNQFWSYFTKIEKEHYDKTKLAQQGSGINRHMLGSYLAWIENQTKIKKPKLFDTKAWKIISSNHLSTSSIVHKNLKNFLFIPVEKYGLGIAYALDNNYRAIFSVFKHNQKYLYDFKKNFVSILKDLFKYLK
- a CDS encoding MFS transporter; its protein translation is MKLFKKQVWNEKEQYYQLSVVHKFISIFIIALGGGTIYLTPYLLYSFKSQIINVTQSNETEIQFLLTAYGILSLLLYIPGGWLADRVQAKTLFAFSMISTSIVTFWYSLVGFENIVNYSQLIIIHLLFALTTVLTFWSAFIKSVKLLGSNKEQTSLYSKAETTRYLLQVIFNYISVALGAILVVASPFVVFNVAGKPTDFSNLDIASSSSGIFFSLFFYAIVYLVCGILALIILPGPLYIKRKKLLENGKIQYYCVTKEKEYIFNNEQELKKYKKQAIKYFWKKVGVDTLSSLKSVNVILIGLLIFFTMNAYTVFSNYGTTFLESLGSKNKSLNSSLSVVYIYGIPILGALVAGFITAKWTKSTSKSIFIISIMMIVGSVLLLITLLSSYDSVKPSKGEKGQFNNYTLWFTFIWICFTMFFIGASRSIYWSTLTELKIKPQILGIAVGIISIIGFSKDVWAGILLSKLIENDFAKDPKTQELSKTIYELKALITLSIFAIFNTTLAAVTSIFIVIRRKK